Genomic window (Candidatus Thermoplasmatota archaeon):
AGATTTTTAAATCATCGATATTCCAGTATCGATGGACTACGAGGTTCCTAAGTCTAGCAATCTTAATCAATTCTTCCGAGTTGATGAGCCCTTTGTCCTCCAGAAATTTAAAACATTCAGCATACGAGCTAGGCTCATAGCTGAAATCTTCGATTGCTATATGTAAACATATGCTCCCTAAGGCTTCAGCCAAGACGACTATCTGATACCTTATTGCATACCTTTCATCAATGCTCAAATCGTCAAATGGCTTAGATACTATTCTCTTTATCTCATTGATAACCTCATGGATCTCCTTCGATCTATTTTTCAAATAATTAATGTCCAAGCTCATATTCTTCACCTAATAATATCTCAACAATTTTTTTCCTGTTTTTCCATCTCCAAATGAATTTTTCCAGTCATTGTTTCTTTCAAGCATCATTTTTGCATCAAAATGTTCATTTTAATACCTATCTAGAGTCCCTTTTTCCCTTACCAATTTGTTTCACTATCCCCTCTCCTTCCAGCAGTTTCAAAT
Coding sequences:
- a CDS encoding DUF86 domain-containing protein, with the translated sequence MSLDINYLKNRSKEIHEVINEIKRIVSKPFDDLSIDERYAIRYQIVVLAEALGSICLHIAIEDFSYEPSSYAECFKFLEDKGLINSEELIKIARLRNLVVHRYWNIDDLKIYESIKKDFKCVEELLKIIGKKYGV